Sequence from the Aquimarina sp. Aq107 genome:
GAATTATCAAGTTATTGTAGAATGATATAGAAGTGAAGTGGCAGTATATAAAGAAAGGTGATTTTTTCTTGTAGTTTGTATTTTTCTAGAACCATCTAGTTTTTCATTAGTTCACCTCCTTATTTTCTTTATTATTACTTTGAAAATTAATAACTAACTTGCTAGTAACTAATAGACTAATTAACTCATTAACTATTTAAACGATGAAAAGTTTTTTAATAGCCTCTCTCGGTCTTTTTTTGCTATATGGATGCGAGCAAAATCAAAAAGACCAAGACCGAACACCAACACCAACAACGGATACTTTCGTTAAAATGACTAAAGCTGATACTATTGTTGATAGAACATTCCCAGATCCTGATAGTCCCGATCCAAAAGTCATGAGGGTGTATGAAAAATTAAATTTTGGTAATGGATATAATAGCTCTACAGGACAAGAATATTTTGGTGTTTTTGATTTTGATGGTATTGTGAAAGGAGCTGAAATTTCGGCAGGAGCGCGAGGAAACTCAGGACAAATTACAGTGGATCGCGTTAGCACACAAGAAGACTTAAAAGAATCACTAGATATATCAGCAAAAGCCGAATTGGATTTTACTTTAGGTAATTGGAGCTCTCAGAACGAGCTCAAAGTTAATGTTCTTAATGAAACCGAGTTTAGTAGCTTTTCCGATCATTTATTAATTAAGGCAGAATATGTAAATGAGCCATTGGTCTTGATCAAACCGAAAATAAAACCAGCTCTTATGGAATTGGCAAAAAATGATCCTGAAACTTTTATACGTACTTGTGGAGATATGTTTGTTAGCAGAATTTATACAGGTGGTGAGTTATTTACCTTGTATACCATGCATACACGTAATACCCGTGAAAAAGAAAAAGTTAATGTGTTTTTTAAGACTACAAATCAATACCTAGGCGTAAAAGTCAATGGAGAAATTGATGTGGACAAGGTTAAAAAAAATCATGAAAGTACAGAAAGTATAAATACGACAATTATTTCTAGAGGTGGCGGCCCAACACCTCGTAATCTAAATATAGAATCATTTTTAGAATATGCAGCACAATTTAAAGAAGATGTAAGTGCAGACAAACGCGCAGTTATTTTATATGTAGAAATGAGTCCGTATGAAAGTATTGCAGGTTTTCCTGATATTGATTTTAGCAAAATTAGAGTTGTGCAACGAAAGGTTTTAGAAGATGCTGGACATCTACTTGCTATGGTTAAAGAAGCTAAGGGAAATATAGAATTTGTAAGAAATAACCAGGATTTATTTTCTGAAGAGGATATCATTCAGTGTGATATAGAAGAACAACTAGCCTTAAAATATGATTTATTATTACGAAAAATAATAAGTGATTGCCGAGAAGATCCAAATTCTTGTCATATAAAAGATCTAAACCTTTTTGAGGATTATGATGGTTTTGCCCCTGATATCGAACTTCCTGAATGGGAAGGAGAAGCGACACCTCTGCCGTTAGCAACTGACCAAGGTTGGACATCAGTTTTTACAAATACTCAGAAAGATGAACTTATATTATCTATTCAGGGTGATATGGAAATAAGGAGAAATGATAAAACTACAGAAGTAGATTGCAGACAGCCAACTTATAAAATAGATAAGCGTTTGATCACTTATTATAACCAAAATGACACTTTCTGGAAACTATTATTTGGAGGAGGGCCTCATTACTTACCAATTTATGAAGAATATACCTATCCCTATTACCAAGTCCAATATGTAAGTAAAGAAACGAACAAAATAGTACAGACATTAAATTATACGGGACCACTAAAACCTATTAATGATGTGGAGATTAGAGTACAATTGGTGAACCCAAGCACCCGTCTTTTATTTAAAAAAGGCAACAAATATATTCCTGTAAATTCTGATATTATAAAAAAAATCGGCTATAATGCATCCCCTTTTTATAAAAATATACGCTCTTGTAAGATGGAACTTCCTGTTTCGGCAATTGTTGTGGATGCTAATATAGAACCGAGAAAAGAAAAAAGGACTCCCAAAATGATGAGTTCAAATATGCAAACAGTAGATAGAAATATTAAACGTCCTAGAGTAAAATTAATAGATGGCGTCTATCAATATGATTATTCCGAATATTGGGAAAATAACTAATATTAAAAGTTCTAATAAAGTTAAAAAGTGTAATTTTTATAATAGTATAGTAACACCTGTAAGAATAAATAAAGGCAGCAATTTAATATTGCTGCCTTTATAAGTATATAAAATTCTGTAATGAACGTTTAGAACCTTACAGTAGGATTCTAATTTGATTCTTATTCATTTACAATAACTTTGGTCATTGATTTCTCTCCTGTTTCTGATTCTAAAGTGATTATATACAGGCCGGTAGCTAGATCACTTACATCAATAGAATAAGTAGATTCATTGAAAACACGATGCGATTTCAATACTGCACCAGTAGGACTTAATAGTTTTATGATAGCTCCATTAAGTTTAGAAGTTCCTGAAATATTGATCACTGAATTCGACGGATTAGGAAATGCTGTAAGTCCTAAATCATCAAAAGAAGTTACTGATAATGTAGTTGCACATGATGGTTCGTTTGGTGTTAAACTGAAATATATTGTAAATCCTTCAGTTTTAGAAACCATCACAAAATTACCATCATCCACCGTTACAAAATAAGAACCATCTAATCCTGCTATTCCACTATTAGTAAAGGTAACTTCTGGATTAGCACCAGCAAAAGTCTGTGGCATTTGTACAAAAGAAGTATAAGTACTTGTAGTTTGATAATCAAAATTATATAGTCCTTGGTTGTTTAAATCCCAGTTGATGAAAAACTTATAAATATCACTAAAATCAGGTCCATTATCACCAATCACATATACATAATTATAGGTTTCATTTAAAGAAGGTAATGCTGCCGCTCTTGGTGTATCAAAAGGACAAACAGTTTCTTCACATTCAGGATCTACTGCTAAACTAATTGTATCTGTAGCACCACTGCTAAATGTTCCATCACTAACAGTTAAAGTAACTGTAGCACTGTTTAAATTCGTATATGTATGAGAAACTTCAACACCTTCTGCAGTGGTTCCATCTCCAAAATCCCAAGAATAGGTCAATTGATCTCCATTAGGGTCATAAGAATCTGCTGAACTGAACGTAACATCAGATCCACCACATCTTCCATTATCACTTGTAAAAAGTGCTACAGGTGGCAAAGGTTCTGTTGTTGCTCCAAAATCAATATCACTTGTAGAGTAAAATGCCTCTGCAGTAAGTGAGCGTTGCCAGATACTGTAAAGGACGTGTTTACCTGTTCTTTGCGGTAATATAACATCGATATCATCAACAGATGCTGATGGTCTTGGATCCGTTTCTACAAGGAGTTCTAGACTATCCCAAGTTAGTGGCTGATCTGGTGTCCAATCTGCCTTTGTTATATAAACTCGGTAATATAAGGTTTCATGAGGAGCAGTATTGGTCCAGGTCACTGTAAAAGGACCAGGAGTAACCGGTGTTGCCACCCAATCATTCCTTACTTGATCTAATCCGCCATATTTATCCGGGCGTCCGGCACTAGCAAGATTACCATCCATAATGATATCCATGTGCATTCCGCCAGCATCCATTCTGGCAACTTCATTCCAATCGTATAATGCTTGT
This genomic interval carries:
- a CDS encoding lytic polysaccharide monooxygenase, with translation MNRNTLKNLHVKRTYWQTWLCLCLVLTSVQPVSPHGTVTNPPSRVWACFQEGPESPDSPACQDAVIGWGTQALYDWNEVARMDAGGMHMDIIMDGNLASAGRPDKYGGLDQVRNDWVATPVTPGPFTVTWTNTAPHETLYYRVYITKADWTPDQPLTWDSLELLVETDPRPSASVDDIDVILPQRTGKHVLYSIWQRSLTAEAFYSTSDIDFGATTEPLPPVALFTSDNGRCGGSDVTFSSADSYDPNGDQLTYSWDFGDGTTAEGVEVSHTYTNLNSATVTLTVSDGTFSSGATDTISLAVDPECEETVCPFDTPRAAALPSLNETYNYVYVIGDNGPDFSDIYKFFINWDLNNQGLYNFDYQTTSTYTSFVQMPQTFAGANPEVTFTNSGIAGLDGSYFVTVDDGNFVMVSKTEGFTIYFSLTPNEPSCATTLSVTSFDDLGLTAFPNPSNSVINISGTSKLNGAIIKLLSPTGAVLKSHRVFNESTYSIDVSDLATGLYIITLESETGEKSMTKVIVNE